In a genomic window of Sutcliffiella sp. FSL R7-0096:
- a CDS encoding aminotransferase class I/II-fold pyridoxal phosphate-dependent enzyme produces MGKIYLSPPHMSGNEMKYVDEAFQTNWIAPLGPNVNAFEKEIAQKVGVNEAVAVSSGTAAIHLALSLLEVGKGDTIFCSTLTFVASANPILYQGAEPVFIDSEPDTWNMSPDALKRAFIDALKGGKLPKAVIVVNLYGQSAKMDEILELCNQYGVPLIEDAAESLGSYYKGKQSGSFGQFGIFSFNGNKIITTSGGGMLVTNDRKLAEKARFLATQARDQAIHYQHSEIGYNYRLSNILAGIGRGQLEVLEDRVQARRDIFDRYYKALSLVNGIQFMPELKGTKSNRWLTAIIINDREAGIHATEIIKALAKENIEARPLWKPLHLQPLFHGCKYFRHDEREDVAANLFDKGVCLPSGSNLNPQDQNRIISCIKKCTNQMLLKEG; encoded by the coding sequence ATGGGAAAGATATACTTGTCCCCACCTCATATGAGTGGGAACGAAATGAAATATGTAGACGAAGCATTCCAAACCAATTGGATTGCCCCACTCGGCCCAAATGTCAATGCTTTCGAAAAAGAAATAGCCCAAAAAGTAGGAGTCAATGAAGCTGTAGCAGTAAGTTCTGGAACTGCAGCCATTCATCTGGCTCTTTCTTTATTAGAGGTGGGGAAAGGGGATACGATTTTTTGCTCCACCCTCACATTTGTTGCAAGTGCCAATCCTATTCTTTACCAAGGAGCCGAGCCGGTTTTTATTGATTCGGAACCGGACACTTGGAACATGTCTCCTGACGCATTAAAAAGGGCATTTATTGATGCCTTAAAAGGTGGCAAATTACCGAAAGCGGTTATTGTGGTCAATTTGTACGGACAAAGTGCAAAGATGGATGAAATTCTAGAATTGTGTAATCAATATGGAGTCCCTTTAATAGAAGACGCTGCGGAATCATTAGGATCCTATTACAAAGGAAAGCAAAGTGGCTCGTTTGGTCAGTTTGGAATTTTCTCATTTAACGGCAACAAGATCATCACTACCTCGGGTGGAGGTATGCTCGTTACCAATGATAGGAAACTTGCGGAAAAAGCAAGATTTTTAGCAACTCAAGCAAGAGATCAAGCCATTCATTACCAGCATAGTGAGATAGGCTATAACTACCGGTTAAGCAACATTCTTGCTGGAATCGGAAGGGGACAATTAGAAGTTTTGGAAGATAGAGTCCAGGCAAGAAGGGACATATTCGATCGTTATTATAAAGCTTTAAGCTTAGTAAATGGAATACAATTTATGCCAGAGTTAAAAGGGACAAAATCTAACAGATGGTTGACGGCAATCATAATAAATGACAGAGAGGCAGGAATTCATGCCACCGAAATAATTAAAGCATTAGCAAAAGAAAATATTGAAGCAAGACCCTTATGGAAGCCATTGCATCTACAGCCTTTATTTCATGGTTGCAAGTATTTCCGTCATGATGAAAGGGAAGATGTTGCTGCGAATCTTTTTGATAAAGGTGTTTGTTTACCGTCAGGTTCTAACCTAAATCCGCAGGACCAAAATCGAATTATTAGCTGTATTAAAAAGTGCACAAACCAAATGTTGCTCAAGGAAGGGTGA
- a CDS encoding glycosyltransferase, whose product MKNILIASYDLEIGGVERSLLSMLEHFDYGNYNVDLMLYRHQGDFMPMLSNKVHLLNEIPEYATFRKSIGTLLKEKNYVIATSRILAKLQADLIGKIKRFSEPGYYQMQLMWKYAMPFLPKVKKEYDVAISYLWPHNFVAEKVNAKVKIAWIHTDFSAIETDVEADSIIWSNFNHIIAVSEMCKISFVKKYPNLKHKVKVIENINSAELIRKMSLEQIENPLLIDQKIKIVTVARLSYAKGLDIAINAMRILKKRGYKNIVWYVVGYGGEERALLELINKNNLLDSFILLGKRINPYPLIKAADIYVQPSRYEGKAVTVTEALILEKPILLTNYDTADSQIVDGYEGLICEKSDIGIADGLESLLKGEKTKELISNISKNNYNNEDEIEKLYQLF is encoded by the coding sequence ATGAAAAACATACTAATTGCCTCCTATGATTTAGAAATAGGAGGGGTTGAAAGAAGTTTATTAAGTATGTTAGAGCATTTTGATTATGGTAATTACAATGTAGATTTAATGCTATATCGACACCAGGGTGACTTCATGCCCATGCTTTCCAACAAAGTACATTTGTTAAATGAAATTCCAGAGTACGCCACTTTCCGAAAATCAATTGGCACTTTATTGAAAGAAAAAAACTATGTCATTGCAACTTCACGGATTCTAGCAAAACTGCAAGCCGATCTTATTGGGAAAATAAAACGTTTCTCTGAGCCTGGCTATTATCAAATGCAATTAATGTGGAAATACGCAATGCCTTTTTTACCAAAAGTTAAAAAAGAATATGATGTAGCGATAAGCTATCTGTGGCCACATAACTTTGTGGCAGAGAAGGTAAATGCAAAAGTAAAAATAGCTTGGATACATACGGATTTTTCAGCCATAGAAACAGATGTTGAAGCAGATTCGATTATTTGGAGTAATTTCAACCATATCATTGCAGTGTCAGAGATGTGTAAAATCTCTTTTGTTAAGAAGTATCCAAATTTAAAACACAAGGTAAAAGTAATTGAAAATATTAATTCTGCTGAATTGATTAGGAAAATGTCATTAGAACAGATAGAAAACCCCTTGTTAATAGACCAAAAAATTAAAATAGTTACAGTCGCCAGACTATCTTATGCTAAGGGACTGGATATTGCAATTAATGCTATGAGAATCCTAAAGAAGAGGGGTTACAAGAATATAGTTTGGTATGTTGTTGGGTACGGCGGTGAGGAAAGAGCTTTATTAGAATTAATAAATAAAAATAATCTGTTGGACAGTTTTATATTATTAGGAAAAAGGATAAACCCCTATCCATTAATCAAGGCTGCGGACATATATGTTCAACCCTCGAGATATGAAGGAAAAGCGGTCACTGTCACTGAAGCACTAATTCTTGAAAAGCCTATTTTATTAACAAATTATGATACAGCTGATAGTCAAATAGTAGATGGCTATGAAGGATTAATCTGTGAAAAAAGTGATATAGGCATTGCAGATGGACTGGAAAGCCTTCTTAAAGGTGAAAAAACGAAAGAATTGATAAGCAACATTTCCAAGAATAATTACAATAACGAGGATGAGATAGAAAAATTATATCAATTATTTTAA
- a CDS encoding glycosyltransferase yields the protein MRQQKIPKIIHYCWFGEKEKPAIVNKCMESWKKHLNDYQFIEWNETNSDFKENKYADEAYKAGKFAFVSDYVRVKVLYEYGGIYLDTDVEVFKPFDDLLTNESFWGFEQENYIATSTIGSEPKNRLIKEFLDLYKNRSFINIDGSLNDLTNVAMVTKMLEELGMVRNGENQTIQNVGSVYPQPFFSPYDYINCINYSTDETYAMHHYHKSWLPWDAKIKGKIKATSAFIIGGQNIAKIRKALAKI from the coding sequence GTGAGACAGCAAAAAATACCAAAAATCATTCACTACTGTTGGTTTGGAGAAAAAGAAAAACCAGCAATCGTAAATAAATGTATGGAGAGCTGGAAAAAGCATCTCAATGACTATCAATTTATCGAGTGGAATGAGACAAATAGTGACTTTAAGGAAAATAAATATGCCGATGAAGCGTATAAAGCAGGTAAGTTTGCTTTTGTAAGTGATTATGTTCGAGTTAAAGTCCTGTATGAATATGGTGGGATTTACTTGGATACAGATGTGGAAGTATTCAAGCCGTTTGATGACTTATTGACTAACGAGTCTTTCTGGGGATTTGAACAAGAAAACTATATTGCTACTAGTACGATAGGATCAGAGCCTAAAAATAGACTCATTAAGGAATTTCTTGATCTTTATAAGAATAGGTCGTTCATAAATATAGATGGGAGTCTGAACGACTTAACTAATGTAGCAATGGTGACCAAAATGCTTGAGGAATTAGGAATGGTAAGAAACGGCGAAAACCAAACAATCCAAAATGTAGGTTCGGTGTATCCTCAACCCTTTTTTTCACCATATGACTATATTAATTGTATTAATTATTCTACAGATGAGACCTATGCCATGCACCATTACCACAAAAGCTGGCTGCCTTGGGATGCCAAAATCAAAGGAAAGATTAAGGCGACTTCCGCATTTATTATTGGAGGACAAAATATAGCAAAGATTAGAAAGGCCTTAGCCAAGATATAG
- a CDS encoding ATP-grasp domain-containing protein, whose translation MDKKINILFTSSGRRVSLINSFIELREDVGKIITADRNNLVPTAMISDKHYTISSVRNENYISEIINICKEENINLVVPLIDPELTILSKSLNCFEEIGVKVLVSSEELNNIANNKVDTYNFFIENNILTPKVYNVQEINEITYPIVIKPFDGSSSKGVTIVKNVRELSFFREYIPNAMIQEYVVGKEYTVDVMLDFSGNIITIVPRLRIETRAGEVSKGRTVKDIEIINAAKEVVEKLPGAMGCITLQCFKKDDGSIVFIEINPRFGGGIPLSIGAGANFALWTIQILRGNSIKYSSSWKEDVTMLRYDKAILIGT comes from the coding sequence ATGGATAAGAAGATAAACATTTTGTTTACAAGTTCTGGTAGAAGAGTATCGCTTATTAATAGCTTCATAGAACTTAGAGAAGATGTTGGAAAAATTATTACAGCAGATAGAAACAATCTTGTTCCAACAGCAATGATTAGTGATAAACATTACACTATCTCTAGTGTTAGGAACGAAAATTATATTTCTGAAATCATTAATATCTGTAAAGAAGAGAATATCAATTTAGTAGTACCACTCATCGACCCGGAATTAACTATACTATCAAAATCGTTAAATTGCTTTGAAGAGATTGGGGTCAAAGTATTAGTATCCAGTGAAGAATTAAATAACATTGCAAATAATAAAGTCGACACGTACAACTTTTTCATTGAAAATAACATACTAACTCCCAAAGTTTATAATGTCCAAGAAATAAATGAAATTACTTATCCTATTGTGATTAAGCCTTTTGATGGAAGTTCCAGCAAAGGGGTCACAATTGTGAAAAACGTAAGAGAATTATCCTTTTTTAGAGAATATATTCCTAATGCAATGATTCAAGAATATGTGGTAGGTAAAGAATATACAGTTGATGTAATGTTAGATTTCAGCGGAAACATCATTACCATTGTCCCTAGATTGCGAATTGAAACAAGGGCTGGTGAAGTAAGTAAAGGCAGGACCGTTAAAGATATAGAGATTATTAATGCAGCAAAAGAGGTGGTTGAAAAACTTCCAGGCGCAATGGGCTGTATAACATTGCAATGTTTTAAGAAAGATGATGGCAGCATAGTATTTATCGAAATCAACCCAAGATTCGGTGGGGGTATACCTTTATCTATAGGTGCAGGCGCAAATTTTGCATTATGGACGATTCAGATACTTAGAGGAAATTCTATTAAATACAGTAGTTCATGGAAAGAAGATGTTACAATGCTTCGATATGACAAGGCAATTTTAATTGGTACGTGA
- a CDS encoding peptidase: MSDVFLTNIIVKNNRVDFNYNSKGKISRYFHPENILFYEYNKCMENVPISILAIPFISNIAPLVWITDSNLYLDELDEVFYKSLDEVKKGYQSMFPNIKFKGNIQVKKLVKNEYEINKKSASLFSGGLDALTTYIRNKNSNPILITEYAWHEEKILPSDTWEADKKNALLFGESNNLTNIFVESNYGTFLLSKLVDKDFSKKLGDTWWHGLHHGLAIISAAIPIAYDMRVQTLFIASSNTPAYKVTCASDPTVDNKIKFASGNVFHDGYDLTRQKKLSIVLNNCKNVENIQLRVCFKNEINCCECEKCLRTIMGIIAEGYDPRDFGFNLPNDSVKLSEFLRHAMKNESKFFTDNFIKIYWNEIRSRFEDNHQNIVFKEIGSWMIDYNFKKERFKELLAYRMKYFFPIIRRKISNLYKESFYYQKSR; the protein is encoded by the coding sequence ATGAGTGATGTGTTTTTAACAAATATTATAGTGAAAAATAATAGGGTTGATTTTAACTATAATTCTAAAGGGAAAATAAGTAGATATTTTCACCCTGAAAATATATTGTTCTATGAATACAACAAATGTATGGAAAATGTACCAATAAGTATTCTAGCTATACCCTTTATATCAAATATCGCCCCACTTGTATGGATTACAGATTCTAATTTATATTTAGATGAATTAGATGAAGTTTTCTACAAATCTTTAGATGAAGTGAAAAAAGGCTACCAAAGTATGTTCCCTAATATAAAATTCAAAGGGAACATACAAGTAAAAAAATTAGTAAAAAATGAATATGAAATCAATAAAAAATCAGCATCTTTATTTAGTGGCGGCCTGGATGCACTCACAACCTATATTAGAAATAAAAACTCAAATCCAATATTAATAACTGAATATGCTTGGCATGAGGAAAAAATATTGCCAAGTGATACTTGGGAAGCAGATAAAAAAAATGCACTTTTATTTGGCGAATCAAATAATTTAACTAATATTTTTGTTGAATCAAATTATGGAACATTTCTATTAAGCAAATTAGTGGATAAAGATTTTTCAAAAAAATTAGGAGATACATGGTGGCACGGATTACATCATGGACTAGCAATCATATCAGCTGCAATTCCAATTGCCTATGACATGAGGGTTCAAACATTATTCATCGCTAGCTCTAATACTCCAGCATACAAAGTTACATGTGCATCAGATCCAACAGTGGATAATAAAATAAAATTCGCATCAGGAAATGTTTTCCACGATGGATATGACTTAACTAGACAGAAAAAACTAAGTATTGTTTTAAATAATTGTAAGAATGTAGAGAATATTCAATTGAGGGTTTGCTTTAAAAATGAAATTAATTGTTGTGAGTGTGAAAAATGTCTGAGGACAATAATGGGGATCATAGCAGAAGGGTATGATCCAAGGGATTTTGGTTTTAATCTCCCGAATGATTCAGTAAAGCTCTCGGAGTTTTTACGCCATGCAATGAAAAATGAAAGTAAGTTCTTCACAGATAATTTTATCAAGATATACTGGAACGAAATCCGTAGTAGATTCGAAGATAACCATCAAAACATTGTCTTCAAAGAAATTGGTTCCTGGATGATTGATTATAATTTTAAAAAGGAAAGATTCAAAGAATTACTGGCATATAGAATGAAGTATTTCTTTCCAATAATCAGGCGGAAAATCAGTAATTTATATAAAGAGTCTTTTTATTACCAAAAAAGTAGATGA
- a CDS encoding HAD family hydrolase: protein MNVKSLIFDMDDTLYNEIEFVFSGFKAVDDWLIKNWNQKGFYKIAINIFLNGEKKFVFNQALDYLGIEYSSSQIDEMVNVYRNHLPEITILEEFIALQKKIYPWVKLGVITDGYLATQKNKANSLRLKKYFQTIVFTDEYGKKFWKPHRLPYDVICKEFRCNHEDCIYVGDNINKDFITAKRLGWRTIQVIREESIYKNQIVEEQYKAHHIIKDLREIAEIKEIKDLFCT from the coding sequence ATGAATGTGAAATCATTAATTTTTGATATGGATGATACTCTTTACAATGAGATAGAATTTGTCTTTAGTGGTTTTAAAGCAGTAGATGACTGGTTAATAAAAAACTGGAATCAAAAAGGCTTTTATAAAATTGCAATAAACATATTTTTAAATGGAGAGAAGAAGTTTGTATTTAATCAAGCTTTAGATTATTTGGGGATAGAATATAGTTCTTCGCAGATTGATGAAATGGTTAACGTTTATCGTAATCATTTACCTGAAATAACGATCTTAGAAGAATTCATAGCGCTGCAAAAAAAAATTTACCCTTGGGTGAAATTAGGAGTCATTACTGATGGATATTTAGCAACTCAAAAAAATAAAGCGAATTCTTTAAGATTAAAAAAATATTTCCAAACAATAGTTTTTACAGATGAATACGGAAAAAAATTCTGGAAACCACATAGGCTTCCTTACGATGTAATTTGTAAAGAATTTAGGTGCAATCACGAAGATTGTATATATGTTGGGGATAACATAAATAAAGATTTTATAACTGCAAAGAGACTGGGTTGGAGAACCATACAAGTTATAAGAGAAGAAAGCATTTATAAAAATCAAATCGTTGAAGAACAGTATAAAGCACATCACATAATAAAGGATTTGAGAGAAATAGCAGAAATAAAAGAAATAAAAGATCTTTTTTGTACTTAA
- a CDS encoding polysaccharide pyruvyl transferase family protein gives MDNILLLDTSVGSLNKGDDIIMKCVKHQIKDLTMDSFVLTLPTHVSPFQWFQVMRGSNRVKIYSNAKYKFVGGTNLLTMNMLTHFPQWNINLLNYSPLKNSILLGVGAGKGDKVGVYTKMLYKKVLSKDYIHSVRDERTKKIVEGMGFRAYNTGCPTLWSLTPDHCKEIKLTKSENVIFTLTHHSKDYDHDQLLIDTLRENYKNIYFWIQDAQDLAYLKELQNIESIKIVPPDLENFEKCLSLDIDYVGTRLHGGIYAMRKKKRAIIISIDERAKGMEESYNLNCIERKDLQELDGLINSKIRTNVNVNFEIVNKWFDQFN, from the coding sequence ATGGATAATATTCTATTACTAGATACATCAGTAGGGTCATTAAATAAAGGTGACGATATTATTATGAAATGTGTAAAACATCAAATTAAGGATTTAACGATGGATTCGTTTGTTTTAACATTACCAACTCATGTTTCTCCTTTTCAATGGTTTCAAGTAATGAGAGGATCAAACAGGGTGAAAATTTATTCTAACGCTAAATATAAATTTGTAGGTGGTACTAATTTGCTTACAATGAATATGCTCACTCATTTTCCTCAATGGAACATAAATCTGTTAAATTATTCTCCCTTGAAAAATAGCATTTTATTGGGGGTAGGAGCTGGTAAAGGAGATAAAGTGGGTGTATACACAAAAATGTTATATAAAAAAGTACTTTCTAAAGATTATATACACAGTGTAAGAGATGAAAGAACAAAGAAAATTGTAGAGGGAATGGGTTTTCGAGCTTATAATACCGGATGTCCAACTTTATGGTCTTTGACACCTGATCATTGTAAAGAAATTAAGTTAACAAAATCAGAAAACGTTATTTTTACATTAACTCATCATTCAAAAGATTATGATCATGATCAATTACTAATTGACACCTTAAGAGAAAATTACAAAAATATTTATTTCTGGATTCAAGATGCACAAGATTTAGCTTACTTAAAAGAGTTGCAAAACATTGAAAGTATTAAAATTGTTCCACCGGATTTAGAAAATTTCGAGAAATGCTTAAGTTTAGATATTGACTATGTAGGTACCCGCTTGCATGGCGGAATATACGCGATGAGAAAAAAGAAAAGAGCAATAATTATTTCAATTGATGAGCGCGCTAAAGGAATGGAGGAAAGTTATAATTTGAACTGCATAGAACGTAAGGATTTACAAGAATTAGATGGCTTGATTAATTCTAAGATAAGAACGAATGTTAATGTGAATTTTGAAATTGTGAATAAGTGGTTCGACCAATTTAATTAA